In Atopobium sp. oral taxon 416, the genomic stretch CCTGCAAGGCGACTTCGATGATGGGGTTGTCGACCTATGGGGACATCATGGTGGGCGACAGAGCCCTCGAGTTTTACAACGAGCGTAACCCGGAGGACTTTATCCAGATCCCCTGGGATCAGATCGACTACATCTCCGCTTCGGTCATCTTTAAGAAGCATATTTCCCGCTGGGCGGTGTTCACGAAAGAGAACGGCCACTACACCTTCTCGACGCGGGACAACAAAGCGACCCTGCGGGCAATCCGTGAGCACTTTGACGCTAACAAGATGCTCAGATCCCCAAGTTTCTTCGACGTGGTGAAGGAAGGCCTCATCTTTATCATCCAAGCCATCTCAAAGCCGTTTAGGCACACAAAGCAGGATTCCCAGCAGGATTGATATTTCGGAGAATGTAAATCCGATATTCAACTTGCCTTAAGCTATGTGCTCAGTCTCCACTATTTTGCATAACGCGGAGGAAACCTTCGTCTTTTGATAAAGATGAGGGCTGTATTTTAGATAACTGACATGGTGTCAATCACGAGAAGATAAGGTCGTGATCTGACAGTCAAGTAAATGAGGGCCGGTTCAGGCTGTCCTGACAGTCCAGGTGATACAATTCCACATGTCAAATGGAGAATGTGCTCTGGAGGCCACCCGGCTCTGTGTTTGGCGACGGTTTTGCCGGGTGGCCTCCAGGGCGAAGTGGAATCGTCAGGATCATGGTACGGGAGAATCCCTCCTGTACCCGCATCGTAGAGGCCGAAGAGCAAAAGATTCGCCAGCTGGAGAAGGCCACAGCCGGTCGCTGCTGCCGTAAGCAGACGGGCTTCGCCACCTTCGCCGAGGCCACATCCCTGCTGCCTGTCATGCGGGTCCGCGTACACCAAGCGCGATAGCCTCGCGCCGAGCGGCGCACAGAGATTGAGAGTGCCTTGGCTGTGGGCGCAGATACAGCTCGCTTACAGGGACCGTCTTCGAGCATGCCCGCTACGGGCTGTCGAAATGGGTTCCGTCAATAGTCTTTCGCACTTTCTCCAGCCGCTGCCCCGCCCCGGTCGTCGAAGCTAGCCTTTCTGCTGGCTCTTGAGCACCTCCCTGTCGTCCCATCCGTCCAGCAGGCCGGTGTCGAGGTAGTGTCTGGAGCCCTAGCCGCCCTCGGCTACGTACTTGCACCGGGCGGCCGCCAGCATCACGGCGGCATCCCCGGCGGGGAAGCTGCCCACGGCGTCGGTGCGCCTCTTGATTGAGCCCTGTCAATATAATGGACAGAGAAATCTCAGATTTTTTATGTGGTCTGCATCACCTTTGGATCGTATGCAAGGCCTCTCTCGAAACGCTCGAAGAACTCCTGCATCACCTCTGCCGGTACGCGATCTCCTATGGACTTATGCGGGCGGAAGCGGTTGTAGTACGACTCGATTAAACTCGTGTGCCTTGTGCTTGGTCGTGGATGCATCTAAGAGGCGCTTATGGTAGTACCATTCGTTCTTGAGCGTGGCGAAAAACGATTCGGCGAGCGCATTGTCGTGGCAGCTTCCGGTTCTCCCCACGGAGAGCCTCACGTCGTGTGCAGCTGAGCAGGCGGCCAGCTTTGAGCTTATGTACTGGCTGCCTGGGCTGCTTAGAATATGGCCCCTTTGGCCACGTATCCGCGCGAATATGCCATCTTCAGGGCAAAGACGACAAGGCCTGCCCTCATGTTGTCCTGTATGCTTCAGCCCACCACCATGTGTGTGCACAGATCGTGTGCGACGGTAAGATATATAAAGCCTGCCGTGGTCCTGCGATAGGTTATATCGCCCACGAGCTTGGCTGTCGGAACGGGACACGAAAAGCCGCGCCGGGTGAGGTCGGGACACTCGGGGGTATCAGGTGCGGGCAGCGTCGTCCTCTTCGAGGCATTGGATCAGATGCCGCAGATGCCCAAGCTTAGCCATGCACCTGCGCACGCGGTAGCGAGTCGTGCCTGTAAATTTTGCGTAACTTTGGGTCTCCTGTGAGCTTGGTCCATACCTTGCGGAAGCTAAAGCGCCTGTCGCTTTCCTCCCATATCTAGATGATGGCTTCCTTGATAGGACCCCACGGGTCCTCGCCGCCTTTGGCCTTGAGCCATCGGTAGAAGTGAGCCCTGCTCACCCCCAACACGCGCGCCATCATCGAGACGCTGTAGGTTGCCCTCTTTGCCAGCATGAGCTAAAACCTGTCCTTCAACAGAGGCTTCCGGCGAAGAAGGCTGCCTCTTTTTTTAGGCTCTTCGCTGTTTCTAGTGGGTAGCGCATGCGAGCTTCTTCTGGGCCGTGAAGTCCAGACGGCCTAGCCTGAGGAAGATCATCGTCTTGAAGTAGTCGATGCTCCTGAAGCCCCTGGCAGCGCTGCGGACTGACTGCACGACGGAGTTGAGGCCTTCCAGGAACGAGTTGGTAGAACCTCTCTTCCACCAGTTCAGGATCCCCTCCCGCTCCTTCCTGAGGGTCCTCGCCACGCTCTTCATCTCGGCCACGGCAGAGTGCATCATCCACGAGCAGAGGCGCTCTGGGGCCCTGCCTGCCGATTTTCTGTCTGCGCATGAGTAGACGTCCTGCAGCGCCTCTCCCATCTGGCAGGCGCGTGCCTCCCTGAGATGGGTCTTCGCAGGGTCGAGCTCTTCCCTCTTCGCGAGCTGGCGCTTTGTGAGGCTCTCCCTCCTCTTGAGCCATACGTACTTCGTCCCTGCGAGCTGCCGGCGCTTCTCCGCCGACTCGCGCCTCTCTTGGCACCTCACAGGGTCTGTCGCCCTCATCAGGAGCTGCACCACATGGAAGCTATCCACGCTCTGTGTGGCCTGGGGCATCTTGGCGCCGCCCCCCAGCG encodes the following:
- a CDS encoding DUF956 family protein; amino-acid sequence: MAESQNSEVDYACKATSMMGLSTYGDIMVGDRALEFYNERNPEDFIQIPWDQIDYISASVIFKKHISRWAVFTKENGHYTFSTRDNKATLRAIREHFDANKMLRSPSFFDVVKEGLIFIIQAISKPFRHTKQDSQQD
- a CDS encoding integrase core domain-containing protein, with the protein product MRLSVGRTGSCHDNALAESFFATLKNEWYYHKRLLDASTTKHKAHEFNRVVLQPLPPA
- a CDS encoding helix-turn-helix domain-containing protein, producing MLAKRATYSVSMMARVLGVSRAHFYRWLKAKGGEDPWGPIKEAII
- a CDS encoding transposase, giving the protein MIQPTRIWRLLGKAVDEARDAADYSDVVRVGIADTAKRRGQSYISIMANLDCQRAIAITQGRDKGALGRLCSELKEHRRGPHEGLRGHARHGFKAYSLGGGAKMPQATQSVDSFHVVQLLMRATDPVRCQERRESAEKRRQLAGTKYVWLKRRESLTKRQLAKREELDPAKTHLREARACQMGEALQDVYSCADRKSAGRAPERLCSWMMHSAVAEMKSVARTLRKEREGILNWWKRGSTNSFLEGLNSVVQSVRSAARGFRSIDYFKTMIFLRLGRLDFTAQKKLACATH